A DNA window from Pontimonas salivibrio contains the following coding sequences:
- the greA gene encoding transcription elongation factor GreA: MADTSDHTVWLTQEAYDRLALELEQLSTKGRAEISKRIEIAREEGDLKENGGYHAAKDEQAKIESRIRNLTDMLKHAHVGDVPESSGVVEPGTVVTAHIHGDEEKFLLGSRELAGDTDLDVYSEQSPIGQAIIGLKVGDSSTYTAPSGAEIAVEIIDVETFRP; the protein is encoded by the coding sequence GTGGCAGACACATCAGACCACACGGTTTGGCTGACCCAGGAAGCCTACGACCGGCTTGCGCTCGAGTTGGAACAACTCTCCACAAAAGGTCGAGCAGAGATTTCTAAACGCATCGAGATCGCCCGCGAAGAGGGCGACTTGAAAGAAAACGGCGGCTACCACGCGGCGAAAGACGAGCAGGCGAAAATCGAATCGCGTATTCGAAATCTCACCGACATGCTCAAACACGCGCACGTGGGTGATGTGCCGGAAAGTTCCGGAGTGGTGGAACCAGGCACTGTGGTGACCGCCCACATCCACGGCGATGAGGAAAAGTTCTTGCTCGGTTCTCGTGAACTCGCCGGCGATACTGACCTCGATGTGTACAGCGAGCAAAGCCCCATCGGCCAAGCCATCATCGGCTTGAAAGTCGGCGATTCCAGTACCTACACGGCCCCCAGCGGTGCCGAAATCGCCGTCGAAATTATCGACGTCGAAACGTTCCGTCCGTAA
- a CDS encoding DUF4307 domain-containing protein yields the protein MSREDTQDSATAYRETSLGAEAAETSDSVDDLLADRYGNTSQDRRGQRRWAIAGGSGVAVVLLAWLGWAGLGQPGTQFETRDLGYQLISDQEVSVRFEVSTTPGNTLSCAVQALNAQYGIVGWKIVDIPAAEVRTRVFNQPLRTSEPAVTGLLYECWLT from the coding sequence ATGTCCCGAGAGGACACCCAGGATTCTGCCACCGCGTACCGTGAGACATCCTTGGGCGCCGAAGCTGCCGAAACGAGTGATTCCGTTGACGACCTTCTCGCTGACCGGTACGGCAACACCTCACAGGACCGTCGGGGCCAACGCCGCTGGGCCATTGCCGGTGGGAGCGGTGTGGCGGTGGTGTTACTCGCCTGGTTGGGTTGGGCGGGTTTAGGACAACCAGGAACACAGTTTGAAACCCGCGACTTGGGTTATCAACTAATCAGTGACCAAGAGGTGAGTGTCCGGTTTGAAGTGTCCACTACCCCCGGAAACACCCTGTCCTGTGCGGTACAAGCGCTCAACGCCCAATACGGGATTGTGGGGTGGAAGATTGTCGATATTCCTGCGGCCGAGGTGCGTACCCGCGTGTTTAACCAACCCCTTCGCACCAGTGAGCCCGCCGTCACAGGCTTGCTCTACGAGTGTTGGTTGACGTAG
- the trhA gene encoding PAQR family membrane homeostasis protein TrhA, whose amino-acid sequence MAVPFVEEAIDYHASAITPSWRGWIHLGTFPFAIVAGIVLVVLADGVVATVSSAVFALSSLALFGVSATYHRFTWSTWTKAILRRIDHSNIFFLIAGTYTPIATLALVPAQGTLLLTLVWSGALLGVGLRVLWLNAPRWIYVPLYLLLGWAAVMYTPELWEANQAMMVLVVAGGLLYTLGAVVYATKWPNPSARVFGFHEIFHVFTVLAFVCHWSAVFLIAVNPPL is encoded by the coding sequence CTGGCTGTTCCCTTCGTGGAGGAGGCCATTGACTACCACGCCTCTGCCATCACACCCAGCTGGCGGGGTTGGATACACCTGGGCACATTCCCTTTCGCCATCGTTGCCGGCATTGTGTTGGTCGTCCTCGCAGACGGAGTTGTCGCGACCGTGTCGAGCGCTGTCTTTGCGCTCAGCTCCCTGGCCCTATTTGGTGTGTCGGCCACCTATCACCGGTTTACGTGGTCTACCTGGACAAAAGCCATCCTGCGACGCATTGATCACTCCAACATCTTTTTCCTCATCGCCGGTACGTACACCCCCATCGCCACTCTGGCTTTAGTGCCCGCACAGGGCACACTGTTGTTGACTTTGGTGTGGTCGGGGGCACTACTGGGTGTGGGTTTGCGGGTTTTGTGGCTAAACGCACCCCGTTGGATTTATGTGCCCCTGTATCTCTTGCTCGGTTGGGCTGCCGTGATGTACACCCCAGAATTGTGGGAAGCCAACCAGGCGATGATGGTCCTCGTCGTCGCCGGCGGCTTGCTCTACACGCTGGGTGCCGTCGTCTACGCCACCAAGTGGCCTAATCCGTCAGCCAGAGTGTTTGGCTTTCACGAAATCTTCCACGTCTTTACCGTGTTGGCTTTCGTGTGCCACTGGTCCGCGGTGTTCCTTATCGCGGTGAATCCTCCGCTGTAG
- a CDS encoding isoprenyl transferase, whose translation MPRRSLIPGLGLIYSLYTRRLKGQVDGKNHPRHIGLILDGNRRWAKQRALESSSHGHRAGADKIHEFLTWCDDLGVEVVTLYLLSTDNITGRDKAELDALCDIIESLADQLSRFRNWRVQHVGHRDDLPDGLLGQLDAATARTENNSGLHVNLAVGYGGRQEITQAVRRLVDAHHQQGGDLEGLAETVSVESIAQHLYTGGQPDLDLVIRTSGEQRLSDFMIWQAAHSEFYFVEALGPDLREVDFLRAMRDYGRRARRFGH comes from the coding sequence GTGCCTCGCAGAAGTCTGATTCCCGGACTGGGGTTGATCTACAGCCTCTACACCCGCCGCCTCAAAGGTCAGGTGGACGGCAAAAACCACCCCCGCCACATTGGGCTCATTCTCGATGGCAACCGTCGTTGGGCGAAACAGCGTGCCCTCGAGTCCTCCTCCCACGGCCACCGAGCGGGTGCGGACAAGATTCACGAGTTTCTCACCTGGTGTGATGACCTTGGCGTTGAAGTGGTCACCCTCTACCTGCTGTCCACCGACAACATCACTGGCCGCGATAAGGCAGAACTTGATGCCCTGTGCGACATCATTGAATCCTTAGCCGACCAACTCTCTCGTTTCCGCAACTGGCGAGTCCAACACGTCGGTCACCGTGATGACCTCCCCGACGGCCTGCTTGGTCAACTCGATGCCGCAACAGCCAGAACAGAGAACAACTCGGGCCTCCATGTCAACCTTGCTGTGGGTTATGGCGGTCGACAAGAAATCACCCAGGCGGTACGCCGCTTGGTCGACGCCCACCACCAGCAGGGTGGTGACTTGGAAGGCCTCGCCGAAACAGTCAGTGTGGAGAGCATCGCCCAACACCTCTACACCGGGGGGCAACCAGATCTTGATTTGGTGATTCGCACCTCCGGCGAACAACGCTTAAGCGATTTCATGATTTGGCAGGCCGCCCACAGCGAGTTTTACTTCGTTGAAGCATTGGGGCCTGATTTGCGGGAGGTCGACTTTCTTCGAGCCATGCGCGACTACGGTCGTCGGGCCCGACGGTTTGGTCACTAG
- a CDS encoding PhoH family protein, which produces MTRSATPRSTTSASTTQADTRERTFVLDTSVLLSDPGALFRFAEHHVVLPVVVISELEGKRHDPEIGYFARQALRYLDDLRQQHERLDFPISVGDGGTLRVELNHSNQSVLPSGLQLGDNDSRILAVAVNLAAEDIPVTVVSKDLPMRVKAASVGLAAEEYRAELAVDSGWTGLSEIALGSEDVQALYDNESLKTELVEDLPLNTGVVISSERGSALGRVTARKTISLVHGDRDLFGLHGRSAEQRLAIDLLLDNSVGMVSLGGRAGTGKSALALCAGLEAVLERNLHRKIMVFRPLYAVGGQELGYLPGDHAEKMNPWAEATFDTLGSVVSSNVVSEVMERGILEVLPLTHIRGRSLHDAFVIVDEAQSLERNVLLTVLSRIGQNSRVVLTHDVAQRDNLRVGRHDGVASVIEALKGQSLFGHVTLSRSERSQIAALVTDLLEGGQHHQ; this is translated from the coding sequence GTGACCCGATCCGCAACCCCTCGTTCAACTACCAGCGCCAGCACCACTCAGGCCGACACGAGGGAGCGGACGTTCGTCCTCGACACCTCAGTGCTGCTGAGTGATCCGGGAGCACTGTTTCGCTTTGCCGAGCACCACGTGGTACTCCCCGTGGTTGTTATTTCGGAGCTAGAGGGCAAACGCCACGATCCAGAAATTGGCTATTTTGCTCGCCAAGCATTGCGGTACTTGGATGATTTGCGCCAACAACATGAACGCTTGGACTTTCCGATCAGTGTGGGTGATGGCGGAACCCTGCGGGTTGAACTGAACCACTCCAACCAGTCGGTGTTGCCCAGTGGTTTGCAGTTGGGTGACAACGATTCACGGATTTTGGCTGTTGCGGTCAATCTTGCAGCCGAGGATATCCCGGTCACTGTGGTGTCTAAAGACCTCCCCATGAGGGTCAAAGCGGCGTCGGTGGGTCTCGCCGCCGAGGAATACCGTGCGGAATTGGCTGTCGATTCGGGTTGGACGGGACTGTCAGAAATCGCTTTGGGTTCCGAAGACGTTCAAGCCCTGTACGACAACGAGTCGTTGAAGACGGAGCTGGTGGAAGACCTGCCGCTCAATACCGGTGTGGTGATTTCCAGTGAACGCGGTTCGGCGTTGGGTCGAGTGACGGCACGGAAGACCATCAGTTTGGTCCACGGTGACCGCGACCTTTTTGGTCTCCATGGCCGCTCAGCAGAACAGCGGTTGGCGATTGACCTGCTGTTGGATAACAGCGTGGGAATGGTTTCGTTGGGGGGCCGCGCGGGAACCGGTAAGTCTGCCCTGGCGTTGTGTGCCGGGCTGGAAGCGGTGCTCGAGCGCAATCTGCATCGGAAAATCATGGTGTTTCGCCCCCTTTACGCCGTCGGTGGCCAAGAGCTCGGATACCTCCCCGGTGATCACGCCGAGAAGATGAACCCCTGGGCGGAAGCCACTTTTGACACGTTGGGCTCTGTGGTGTCCTCGAATGTGGTGAGTGAAGTCATGGAGCGGGGGATTCTGGAAGTGTTACCGCTTACTCACATCCGTGGTCGGTCACTCCACGACGCCTTCGTGATTGTGGATGAGGCTCAATCTTTAGAGCGAAACGTGTTGCTCACGGTGTTGAGTCGTATCGGGCAAAACTCTCGTGTGGTACTCACCCACGATGTGGCCCAGCGTGACAACTTGCGCGTGGGTCGACACGACGGTGTAGCCAGCGTGATTGAAGCGTTGAAGGGCCAGTCCCTCTTTGGCCACGTCACGCTGTCGCGCTCCGAGCGCAGCCAAATTGCCGCACTGGTCACTGACCTGCTGGAGGGCGGCCAGCACCACCAATAA
- a CDS encoding class II fumarate hydratase, producing the protein MTSDDHDFRIEHDTMGEVRVPKDALYRAQTQRAVENFPISGRGLEPGHIIALAEVKKAAASANQELGILSADIAQAIIHAADEVISGHHLEHFPVDTYQTGSGTSSNMNMNEVLATLASRESNESIHPNDHVNASQSSNDVFPTSVHVAVTSALVNDVVPALEHLARALEDKAQAWATVVKPGRTHLMDATPVTFGQEFSGYARQVRLGIERIHSALPRVAEVPLGGTATGTGINTPVGFSERVIALLATHTGLPLTEALDHFEAQGARDGLVEASGALRTIAVSLTKIANDVRWMGSGPNTGLGELALPDLQPGSSIMPGKVNPVIPEALLMVCAKVVGNDQTVAWAGASGNFELNVAIPVMASSLLESTRLIANASRAFADKTVAGLEVNVERARALAESSPSIVTPLNRFIGYEAAAKVAKHAVAEKITIREAVIALGFVERGELSEEQLDASLDVLSMTTPGL; encoded by the coding sequence ATGACCTCCGATGATCACGACTTTCGTATCGAACACGACACTATGGGCGAAGTGCGCGTCCCCAAAGATGCCCTCTACCGCGCACAAACCCAGAGAGCTGTCGAAAACTTCCCCATCTCGGGTCGCGGTTTAGAGCCCGGCCACATCATTGCGCTGGCCGAAGTCAAAAAAGCTGCCGCATCAGCTAACCAAGAATTGGGAATCCTGAGCGCAGATATCGCCCAAGCAATCATTCACGCAGCGGATGAGGTCATCTCTGGCCACCACCTCGAGCACTTCCCGGTCGACACCTACCAAACCGGCAGTGGCACCTCGTCGAATATGAACATGAACGAAGTGTTAGCCACGCTGGCCAGTCGCGAATCGAACGAGAGCATTCACCCCAACGACCACGTCAACGCTTCCCAATCCTCTAACGACGTCTTTCCCACATCCGTGCACGTCGCTGTCACCAGCGCGCTGGTCAACGATGTCGTACCGGCACTGGAGCACCTCGCCAGGGCTCTCGAGGACAAAGCACAAGCGTGGGCCACCGTCGTAAAGCCTGGGCGCACCCACCTGATGGATGCCACCCCGGTCACATTTGGCCAAGAATTTAGTGGGTATGCCCGCCAAGTGCGCCTCGGCATTGAGCGGATTCACTCCGCCCTTCCCCGCGTAGCAGAAGTGCCACTTGGAGGAACAGCCACCGGTACAGGGATTAACACCCCGGTGGGCTTTTCCGAGCGCGTCATTGCGCTTCTGGCAACCCACACCGGTCTGCCACTGACTGAAGCGCTGGACCACTTTGAAGCCCAGGGCGCGAGGGATGGTTTGGTCGAAGCCTCCGGCGCCCTTCGCACCATTGCCGTATCGCTGACAAAAATTGCCAACGATGTGCGGTGGATGGGCAGTGGACCCAACACCGGTTTAGGTGAGCTGGCACTACCCGATTTGCAACCGGGCAGTTCGATCATGCCGGGCAAAGTGAACCCCGTCATCCCCGAAGCTCTCCTCATGGTGTGCGCAAAGGTGGTCGGAAACGACCAGACGGTCGCCTGGGCGGGAGCGAGTGGAAACTTTGAACTCAATGTCGCCATCCCCGTGATGGCGTCGTCCCTGTTGGAGTCCACCCGACTGATCGCCAACGCGTCACGGGCTTTTGCCGATAAAACGGTGGCCGGGTTGGAAGTCAACGTGGAGCGCGCACGTGCCTTAGCCGAATCCTCCCCCTCGATTGTGACCCCCCTGAATCGCTTCATCGGATATGAAGCTGCCGCCAAGGTCGCCAAGCACGCAGTGGCAGAAAAGATCACTATCCGTGAAGCGGTGATTGCTTTGGGCTTTGTCGAGCGTGGTGAACTAAGCGAAGAACAACTCGACGCATCCTTAGACGTGCTGAGTATGACCACACCCGGACTTTAA
- a CDS encoding DUF4245 family protein, producing MSNQETPEEARARKEEAKRLRRQRQNIRNLVASIGASLGIVVFLVLVVARPDETIPQPIDYEAVASQAAPSAPADLIVPDLDDTWSSNRATISDETFGQMWAIGLISTTGDYVEIAQVFSPSGDALTEIIGPGGDQSETTLAGSDTIRWTLIDRSGVSDPGNASYALTADTTMGLVVVSGTTESGVLFIASTIQRGYPAIWP from the coding sequence ATGAGTAACCAGGAAACTCCCGAAGAAGCCAGAGCCCGTAAGGAAGAAGCGAAGAGGCTTCGCCGGCAGCGACAAAATATTCGAAACTTGGTGGCCTCCATCGGTGCCTCACTCGGCATCGTCGTGTTTTTGGTATTGGTGGTCGCCAGGCCAGATGAGACCATCCCGCAACCCATCGACTATGAAGCAGTCGCCAGTCAAGCCGCACCCAGCGCACCCGCTGACCTGATTGTCCCCGACCTGGATGACACGTGGTCATCAAACCGTGCCACCATCTCTGACGAAACTTTCGGCCAAATGTGGGCGATTGGGCTGATTAGTACCACCGGTGACTATGTCGAAATCGCCCAAGTCTTCAGCCCCAGCGGTGACGCCCTCACCGAAATCATTGGCCCAGGTGGTGACCAGTCCGAGACCACCTTGGCGGGCTCCGACACAATTCGTTGGACGCTCATTGACCGCAGTGGTGTTTCTGACCCGGGTAATGCCTCCTACGCACTGACGGCGGACACCACAATGGGTCTCGTCGTGGTCTCGGGAACCACAGAATCCGGGGTGTTGTTCATCGCCTCGACCATTCAGCGCGGTTACCCCGCAATCTGGCCCTGA
- a CDS encoding exodeoxyribonuclease VII small subunit: protein MTTPDSAPELPEDIAALSYEQARDELVDVVSRLEQGQVTLEESISLWERGEALATRCEQWLDNARQRLDSARKAADE, encoded by the coding sequence GTGACCACTCCCGATAGCGCCCCCGAGCTTCCCGAGGATATTGCCGCCCTCAGTTACGAGCAAGCTCGAGACGAGCTCGTTGACGTTGTCAGCCGCCTGGAACAAGGTCAGGTGACCCTAGAAGAATCCATTTCGTTGTGGGAGCGAGGCGAAGCCCTCGCCACACGCTGTGAACAGTGGCTTGATAATGCCCGCCAGCGCCTCGATTCGGCCCGAAAAGCCGCGGATGAGTAA
- the xseA gene encoding exodeoxyribonuclease VII large subunit, which yields MSSTAGNDSSPESPWSLQRLSESLEVYINRLGSVWIEAEITQWGSSGGHVYGRVKDPEEDVTVDITIWRTTRERIPEGVGQGDRVLLKVKPNWYVRGGKLSMNVLDLRLAGLGELLAKIEALRVALTAEGLFDPERKKVPPFLPQSVGLVTAKDSDAEKDVLHNATARWPEVQFQVEHASVQGDRAVPEIIAALDRLEASGVDVIVIARGGGDFQHLLPFSDERLLRRVAALDIPVISAIGHEADKPLLDDVADVRASTPTDAAKRVVPDVAEERRRINEARSRLTLRLQGIIDGETERLEMMRQRPVVATPSTVVDRHAEDVLRLVQRGVDVTDTLLTLQHSRLESLRASVRALSPQATLDRGYAIVQLASGELVSSPQSVKAGDALRLRVKDGEIAAEVTDS from the coding sequence GTGAGCAGCACAGCGGGAAACGATTCGTCACCGGAGTCTCCGTGGAGCCTGCAACGCCTTTCTGAATCCCTCGAGGTCTACATCAACCGGCTCGGTTCGGTGTGGATTGAAGCAGAAATTACCCAGTGGGGTAGCTCCGGTGGTCACGTCTATGGGCGGGTCAAAGACCCGGAAGAAGACGTCACCGTCGACATCACCATTTGGCGCACCACCAGGGAGCGCATCCCCGAAGGGGTCGGCCAAGGCGACCGTGTTCTACTGAAGGTCAAGCCCAACTGGTATGTCCGCGGCGGCAAACTGTCCATGAATGTTTTGGATTTGCGCCTTGCGGGGCTTGGTGAACTACTGGCCAAGATTGAAGCTCTCCGTGTCGCACTCACCGCGGAGGGCCTGTTCGACCCGGAGCGCAAAAAAGTGCCACCGTTTTTGCCACAGAGTGTGGGTTTGGTCACCGCAAAAGATTCAGACGCCGAAAAAGACGTGTTACACAACGCCACCGCCCGTTGGCCTGAGGTGCAATTTCAGGTCGAACACGCCAGTGTTCAAGGCGATCGCGCGGTGCCAGAAATTATTGCCGCCTTAGATCGCCTCGAGGCCAGCGGAGTTGACGTCATTGTGATCGCCCGAGGCGGCGGTGATTTCCAACACCTCCTTCCCTTTAGCGATGAGCGCCTGTTACGCCGAGTGGCAGCACTCGATATCCCGGTGATTAGTGCCATTGGGCACGAAGCAGACAAACCCCTTTTGGACGATGTGGCGGATGTTCGGGCATCGACCCCCACTGATGCCGCCAAACGGGTAGTTCCCGATGTCGCGGAAGAGCGCCGGCGCATCAACGAAGCACGCTCACGGTTGACCCTTCGCCTCCAGGGCATCATCGATGGTGAAACCGAGCGCCTTGAGATGATGAGACAACGACCCGTCGTGGCCACGCCCAGCACGGTGGTTGATCGTCACGCCGAAGATGTGCTGCGCCTAGTTCAGCGAGGTGTGGACGTCACGGACACCCTTTTGACGTTGCAACACTCCCGGCTGGAGTCCCTGCGGGCAAGCGTCCGTGCGCTCTCCCCGCAAGCCACCCTCGATCGTGGTTACGCCATCGTTCAATTGGCTTCCGGCGAACTGGTCAGTTCGCCGCAGTCGGTGAAGGCCGGCGATGCGTTACGCCTCCGGGTCAAGGACGGCGAAATCGCTGCAGAAGTCACGGACTCTTAA
- a CDS encoding 4-hydroxy-3-methylbut-2-enyl diphosphate reductase encodes MSNGSATLLEQPVIPARREKLQDLPVSGTKRILLAAPRGYCAGVDRAVIAVEKALERYGAPVYVRKQIVHNIHVVRELEARGVVFVDEVEEVPEGSTIVFSAHGVSPMVVEEAKQRDLHAIDATCPLVTKVHREAVRFSGQDFYIVLIGHDGHEEVEGTMGHAPENTTLVNDPDEADRIEIPETENLIWLSQTTLSVDETMETVRRLRARFPHLQDPPSDDICYATQNRQVAIKKIAEECDLVIVVGSENSSNSVRLVEVALEYGARASYRVDYASEIKQEWLEGVNTIGVTSGASVPEVLVDQALEDLADAGYRDVEEIRTAEEDLQFSLPKELRKDAQGKTDERALGGRTR; translated from the coding sequence ATTTCCAACGGATCTGCGACCCTGCTCGAGCAACCCGTTATTCCGGCGCGGCGAGAAAAGCTTCAAGATCTCCCCGTGTCGGGGACAAAACGGATCCTGCTTGCAGCCCCTCGCGGGTATTGCGCGGGTGTTGACCGCGCGGTCATTGCCGTCGAAAAAGCCCTCGAGCGCTACGGCGCCCCGGTGTACGTGCGCAAGCAAATCGTCCACAACATTCACGTGGTCCGCGAACTTGAAGCGCGTGGCGTGGTCTTTGTTGATGAGGTGGAAGAAGTACCCGAAGGCTCCACCATTGTCTTTAGTGCCCACGGTGTCTCACCGATGGTGGTGGAAGAGGCGAAACAGCGTGACCTTCACGCCATTGACGCGACCTGTCCTCTGGTGACAAAGGTGCACCGCGAAGCGGTGCGCTTCTCGGGTCAAGATTTTTACATTGTGTTGATCGGCCACGACGGTCACGAAGAAGTCGAAGGCACAATGGGTCACGCTCCCGAGAACACCACCCTGGTCAATGACCCGGATGAGGCAGACCGGATTGAGATTCCGGAAACGGAGAACCTCATTTGGTTGTCACAGACCACGTTGAGTGTCGATGAAACGATGGAAACCGTGCGGCGGCTGCGTGCACGCTTCCCACACCTGCAGGATCCCCCCAGCGACGACATTTGCTACGCCACCCAAAACCGGCAGGTGGCGATTAAGAAAATTGCCGAAGAGTGCGATTTGGTCATCGTGGTGGGATCGGAAAACTCATCCAACAGTGTGCGCCTGGTGGAAGTGGCCCTGGAGTATGGTGCCCGCGCGTCTTACCGGGTCGACTACGCCAGCGAAATCAAACAGGAATGGTTGGAAGGGGTGAACACCATTGGTGTCACCTCAGGGGCTTCCGTTCCTGAAGTTCTTGTTGATCAGGCCTTAGAGGATTTGGCCGATGCGGGTTATCGCGATGTGGAAGAAATTCGTACTGCTGAAGAGGACCTGCAGTTTTCACTTCCGAAAGAACTGCGCAAAGACGCTCAAGGAAAAACCGATGAGCGCGCTCTGGGTGGTCGCACCCGCTAA
- the fbaA gene encoding class II fructose-bisphosphate aldolase gives MPVVSTEQYAHIIDQAKDRGFALPAINVSSSQTINATLQGFAEAESDGIIQVSTGGADYFSGHTIKARVSGAIAFAQYVTEVAKNYPIHVAVHTDHCPKDALDGFVRPLISYSEAEVKAGRAPLFQSHMWDGSAVPLAENLQIAQELLERTSAIGQILEVEIGVVGGEEDGVSHEINDKLYTTLEDAIATVEALGLGEKGRYLTALTFGNVHGVYKPGNVTLKPELLAEIQEGLAAKFSTGAKPMDLVFHGGSGSTEEEIAAAVSHGVIKMNVDTDTQYAFTRNIAHTMLTKYDQVLRVDGEVGNKKVYDPRSWGKDAETAMAARVVSAAQQLGSAGNALK, from the coding sequence ATGCCGGTTGTCAGCACCGAACAGTACGCCCACATCATCGACCAGGCGAAAGACCGCGGATTCGCACTCCCCGCCATCAACGTCAGCTCTTCCCAAACCATCAACGCCACCCTCCAGGGCTTCGCCGAAGCCGAATCGGACGGCATCATCCAGGTCTCAACCGGTGGTGCTGACTACTTCTCCGGTCACACCATCAAAGCCCGAGTCTCCGGCGCTATTGCTTTTGCCCAATACGTCACCGAAGTGGCAAAGAATTACCCCATCCACGTCGCCGTCCACACCGACCACTGCCCCAAAGACGCCCTCGACGGGTTTGTTCGCCCGCTGATTAGTTACTCCGAAGCTGAAGTAAAAGCCGGCCGGGCCCCCCTGTTCCAGTCCCACATGTGGGACGGATCAGCCGTGCCGTTGGCGGAAAACCTTCAGATCGCCCAGGAATTGCTCGAGCGCACCAGCGCAATCGGGCAAATCCTTGAAGTGGAAATTGGTGTCGTCGGTGGAGAAGAAGACGGTGTCAGCCACGAAATCAACGACAAGCTGTACACCACCCTCGAAGACGCCATCGCAACGGTCGAAGCGCTCGGCCTCGGCGAAAAGGGTCGTTACCTCACCGCGTTGACCTTCGGAAACGTTCACGGTGTCTATAAGCCAGGAAACGTCACACTGAAGCCCGAACTCTTAGCCGAAATTCAAGAAGGTTTGGCCGCCAAATTCTCCACCGGAGCAAAACCGATGGACCTGGTCTTCCACGGCGGGTCTGGCTCAACCGAAGAAGAAATCGCCGCAGCCGTTTCACACGGTGTCATCAAAATGAACGTCGACACGGACACCCAGTATGCGTTTACCCGCAACATCGCACACACCATGCTCACCAAATACGACCAGGTGCTCCGTGTCGACGGTGAAGTGGGAAACAAGAAGGTCTACGACCCGCGCTCATGGGGTAAGGATGCGGAAACCGCCATGGCAGCTCGAGTGGTCTCCGCCGCCCAGCAGCTGGGTTCTGCCGGCAACGCCCTCAAATAG
- the glpX gene encoding class II fructose-bisphosphatase, protein MINEEPGELFSHPDRNLAMELVRATEAAAIRATPWIGRGDKNAADKAAVDAMRKFLSTVNFQGLVVIGEGEKDDAPMLFNGELVGTGQGPQVDIAVDPIDGTSLTAAGRSHAISMIAVAERGSMLDASSVFYMEKMVASEEGIGVLDIDRPLAENIAALARAKGKPIDEIRVAVLDRPRHEDLIQQIRDAGAGTRLIFDGDVAAGINAARHDSRIDMAVGVGGSPEGVATACAIKALGGFMQGRLAPQTDDERQRGKDAGLQFDHVYGLDDLVRSDNTFFVATGVTDGELVRGVRRQGGLISTESIALRSRSGTMRRVSADHQAAKWLDE, encoded by the coding sequence ATGATTAACGAAGAACCCGGCGAATTGTTTAGTCACCCCGATCGAAACTTGGCGATGGAGCTGGTTCGGGCGACGGAGGCTGCCGCCATTCGTGCGACTCCCTGGATTGGCCGGGGCGATAAGAACGCGGCTGACAAAGCCGCCGTGGACGCGATGCGTAAATTCCTCTCCACCGTGAACTTTCAGGGGTTGGTGGTCATCGGGGAGGGTGAAAAAGATGATGCGCCGATGCTGTTCAACGGTGAACTGGTGGGGACCGGCCAGGGCCCCCAGGTCGATATTGCGGTTGACCCAATCGATGGCACGTCGTTGACCGCTGCCGGGCGAAGCCACGCCATTTCGATGATTGCCGTGGCAGAGCGCGGCAGCATGCTCGATGCGTCCAGCGTGTTTTATATGGAAAAAATGGTGGCCTCGGAAGAGGGCATCGGGGTGTTGGATATTGACCGGCCCTTGGCTGAAAACATTGCCGCGTTAGCTCGGGCAAAGGGTAAGCCCATCGATGAGATTCGCGTCGCGGTGCTGGACCGGCCCCGCCACGAGGATTTGATCCAGCAGATTCGAGACGCCGGTGCCGGAACACGGCTCATTTTCGATGGTGACGTGGCGGCAGGAATTAATGCTGCCCGGCACGACAGTCGCATTGATATGGCAGTCGGGGTGGGGGGAAGCCCTGAGGGTGTCGCCACGGCCTGCGCCATTAAAGCCCTAGGGGGTTTCATGCAGGGTCGACTGGCCCCACAGACTGACGATGAGCGCCAGCGCGGGAAAGACGCCGGTCTCCAGTTTGATCACGTCTACGGTTTGGACGATTTGGTGCGCAGCGACAACACGTTCTTCGTGGCAACCGGTGTGACCGACGGTGAGCTGGTTCGAGGAGTGCGCCGCCAGGGTGGCCTGATTTCTACGGAAAGTATTGCCCTTCGCTCACGCTCGGGCACAATGCGCCGGGTGAGCGCTGACCACCAAGCCGCCAAGTGGTTAGACGAGTAG